In Planktothrix serta PCC 8927, a single genomic region encodes these proteins:
- a CDS encoding ABC transporter substrate-binding protein, translated as MIKFNVRLAFIASVLVATLFGCNSGQSSSTSNSRIPQRFVAVTQIVEHPSLDATREGIKDELAAAGLKAGDSLKWEWESAQGNPSTATQIASKFAGENPDVVVAIATPSAQASVAIVRNIPVIFTAVTDPIGAKLVNNLEKPGGLVTGVTDLSPLDKQLDLIQEITPTVKRLGVIYNAGEANSVSLIELLKTEATKRGLTVIEATANRSSDVATSARSLVGKVEAIYIPTDNTIVSALESVIQVGIDNKIPVYAGDTDSVKRGAMAGLSFNYYQVGRQTGKLVLRVLNGESPGNIPVESVEKLELFINPKSATAMGVKIPDSVLKKADKRIE; from the coding sequence ATGATCAAGTTTAACGTAAGATTGGCGTTTATTGCTAGTGTCCTTGTTGCCACATTGTTTGGATGTAATTCAGGACAGTCTTCTTCAACGTCTAATTCAAGAATCCCTCAACGGTTTGTAGCCGTAACTCAAATTGTAGAACATCCCTCTTTAGATGCGACGCGAGAGGGAATTAAAGATGAATTAGCGGCGGCGGGATTGAAAGCGGGAGACAGCTTAAAATGGGAGTGGGAAAGTGCCCAAGGCAACCCTTCAACAGCAACACAAATTGCCAGTAAATTTGCTGGGGAAAATCCTGATGTTGTGGTGGCAATTGCCACGCCTTCTGCCCAAGCATCGGTGGCTATTGTGAGAAATATTCCGGTAATTTTTACGGCTGTTACTGACCCTATTGGGGCAAAATTAGTGAATAATTTAGAAAAACCCGGAGGGTTAGTAACGGGGGTAACGGATTTATCTCCCCTTGACAAACAGCTTGATTTAATTCAAGAAATCACGCCAACGGTGAAACGACTGGGAGTGATTTATAATGCTGGGGAGGCGAACTCGGTTTCTTTAATTGAATTATTGAAAACAGAGGCTACAAAACGGGGATTAACGGTAATAGAAGCGACGGCAAATCGTTCGAGTGATGTGGCAACTTCTGCCCGGAGTTTAGTAGGAAAAGTCGAGGCTATTTATATTCCAACGGATAATACGATTGTGTCAGCGTTAGAGTCGGTGATTCAAGTGGGAATTGACAATAAAATTCCGGTTTATGCCGGAGATACGGATTCTGTAAAACGGGGGGCGATGGCGGGATTAAGTTTTAATTATTATCAGGTTGGACGACAAACCGGAAAGTTGGTTTTGCGGGTTTTAAATGGGGAAAGTCCCGGTAATATTCCGGTTGAATCGGTGGAAAAATTAGAGTTATTTATTAATCCTAAATCTGCAACAGCAATGGGCGTTAAAATTCCTGATTCTGTGTTAAAAAAAGCGGATAAAAGGATTGAATAA
- a CDS encoding hybrid sensor histidine kinase/response regulator — MRQIWNNKGTGKKPENYYGYSTELEGLSCYSEASIPSSSEVLYSVHSSSSFSSLKRKGSDSTMRPASSVKILLIEDSLAEARLLQELLKDSLGEPFSLVHVKRLGEALNQLNDSIFDVVLLDLTLPDSQGLESLARLIEQVPSLPIVVLTNTNDDELAIKAVRQGAQDYLVKRQVNGSVLVRSLRYAIERKHNLESLKAMNQTLEMRVQERTDELVKAQEQNQMRSEFVSMISHDIRNPLNTILASTVLLQDYEQKLSADKKVTLFQRIRSASKNMAQLLDEVLLIGEADSGQLQYQPKTINLEVFCRQLLEEMQLDSTDESPINLSFNLSVKDVFVDPKLLRRILINLLENALKYSPQSQSVQFNVIIQDQMIHFCIQDQGIGIPADSFSQLFEPFHRAKNVGSIPGTGLGLAIVKHCVEAHGGDIWLDSKIGIGTTFIVRLPLIQIS, encoded by the coding sequence ATGAGGCAAATTTGGAACAATAAAGGAACAGGGAAAAAACCCGAAAATTACTATGGATATTCGACTGAGTTAGAAGGTTTATCCTGCTATTCTGAAGCCTCCATTCCTTCGAGTTCTGAAGTTCTTTATTCTGTCCATTCTTCTTCATCTTTCTCCTCTTTAAAGAGGAAGGGAAGCGATTCAACGATGAGGCCTGCTAGTTCAGTGAAAATCTTATTGATTGAAGACAGCCTAGCTGAAGCCAGATTATTACAAGAATTACTGAAGGATTCTCTAGGTGAGCCCTTCAGTTTGGTTCATGTTAAACGCTTAGGAGAAGCTCTCAATCAATTAAATGACTCTATTTTTGATGTGGTTTTATTAGATTTAACCCTACCGGATAGTCAAGGGTTAGAATCTTTAGCCCGTTTAATTGAACAAGTTCCTAGTTTACCCATTGTCGTTTTAACGAATACCAATGATGATGAATTGGCAATTAAAGCCGTGCGTCAAGGGGCACAAGATTATTTAGTTAAACGACAGGTGAATGGCAGTGTTTTAGTCCGTTCTCTCAGATATGCGATTGAACGAAAGCATAATTTAGAAAGTTTAAAAGCGATGAATCAAACATTAGAAATGCGGGTTCAAGAACGAACTGACGAATTAGTGAAAGCTCAGGAACAAAATCAAATGAGATCTGAGTTTGTTTCGATGATTTCCCATGATATTAGAAATCCCTTAAATACAATTTTGGCTTCAACGGTATTACTACAAGATTATGAGCAGAAATTGTCTGCTGATAAAAAAGTTACTTTGTTTCAGCGTATTCGATCCGCTAGTAAAAATATGGCTCAATTATTAGATGAAGTTTTATTAATTGGTGAGGCGGATTCCGGTCAACTCCAATATCAACCCAAAACGATTAATTTAGAGGTTTTTTGTCGGCAACTGCTTGAAGAAATGCAACTCGATAGCACAGATGAATCTCCAATTAATCTGAGTTTTAACTTATCTGTTAAAGACGTATTTGTTGATCCCAAATTATTGAGAAGAATTTTAATTAATTTATTAGAAAATGCTCTTAAATATTCTCCTCAATCCCAGAGTGTTCAATTTAATGTGATTATTCAAGATCAGATGATTCACTTCTGTATTCAAGATCAAGGTATTGGTATTCCTGCGGATTCATTTTCCCAACTCTTTGAACCCTTCCACCGCGCTAAAAATGTAGGTTCGATTCCCGGTACAGGTTTAGGATTAGCCATTGTTAAACATTGCGTGGAGGCTCATGGAGGGGATATTTGGCTGGATAGTAAAATTGGCATCGGAACAACTTTTATTGTCCGTTTACCTTTAATTCAAATTAGTTAA
- a CDS encoding SDR family NAD(P)-dependent oxidoreductase has translation MTPTVLITGASQGTGKATALLFAQKGYNVILAAREPERLEAVADQVLSLGVSTLAIPTDVTNIEQVQYLVEKALDYYETIDILVNNAGICLTASVEYTTLEDWHQLMNTNFFGYVNMIQTLLPHFLQQQQGTIVNVGSFAGKMPIPQMAAYCASKYAVTGLTESLRLELSKKGIQVCAVHPGIINSNFMERAQFRGENQLEIEQLRQRLDSALASTWVSQPEDIAQAIWNAVEKKQNEVIVGPAILATEIYRLFPGLMPLIFNQ, from the coding sequence ATGACACCAACGGTTTTAATTACAGGAGCCTCTCAAGGAACGGGTAAAGCAACGGCTTTATTGTTTGCACAGAAGGGCTACAATGTTATTTTAGCAGCACGGGAACCGGAACGATTAGAAGCGGTTGCTGATCAAGTTTTATCATTAGGGGTTTCAACCTTAGCCATTCCGACGGATGTTACAAATATCGAACAGGTTCAATATTTAGTTGAAAAAGCTTTAGATTATTATGAAACTATCGATATTCTCGTTAATAATGCTGGAATTTGTTTAACCGCATCCGTTGAATATACAACCTTAGAAGATTGGCATCAATTAATGAATACTAACTTTTTTGGTTATGTCAATATGATTCAGACTTTATTACCCCATTTTTTACAACAACAACAGGGAACAATTGTTAATGTCGGTTCCTTTGCGGGGAAAATGCCTATACCCCAAATGGCGGCTTATTGTGCGAGTAAATATGCGGTGACGGGATTAACAGAATCCTTGCGATTAGAACTGTCTAAAAAAGGAATTCAAGTCTGTGCCGTTCATCCGGGTATTATTAATAGTAATTTTATGGAACGAGCCCAATTTCGAGGAGAAAATCAGTTAGAAATTGAACAACTTCGTCAACGCCTGGACTCAGCTTTAGCCTCTACTTGGGTCAGTCAACCGGAAGATATTGCTCAAGCGATTTGGAATGCGGTTGAGAAAAAACAAAATGAAGTGATTGTTGGCCCTGCAATATTAGCCACAGAAATCTATCGATTATTCCCTGGATTAATGCCACTAATTTTTAATCAATGA
- a CDS encoding RNA-guided endonuclease InsQ/TnpB family protein, which produces MLVVETKLKNGTPEQYQKLDEAIRTAQFVRNKCVKYWMENKGTTRNNLQKLCAVLAKDSTTPWVNKLNSQARQSSADRAWQAISRFYANCRDSSIRKKGFPKFKKYSRSVEYKTTGYSLSDDRKQITFTDGFKAGTFDLWCSQKNLVYYSSQQIRRVRVVKRADGYYCQFLINYDREEKHEFTGSVVGIDLGLKEFYTDSNGNTVENSRFLRKSERRLKKAQRRLSKRHRKGFRERQPNGQKQSNNYHKQRQKVAKLHLKVSRQRKDRAIKDALALVQSNDLVVYEALKVSNLVKNHKLAKSISDASWYQFTQWVNYFAKIHKITCIAVPPQFTTIDCSVCGAKVYKTLSTRTHQCPDCQTVLDRDWNAAINILKKGLKYLGADLNGTVGQTETDPNDWGESGLWVFNRDVEDLSRLVEPVISRSDSGRIPRRARSLTAGVCQFFILYFHCSFDNISHNNPDLGGNFIKILVK; this is translated from the coding sequence ATGTTAGTTGTAGAAACTAAGTTAAAGAACGGCACTCCAGAGCAATATCAAAAGCTTGATGAAGCTATTAGGACAGCACAATTTGTCAGAAACAAATGCGTTAAATATTGGATGGAGAACAAAGGGACTACAAGAAATAACTTGCAGAAACTTTGCGCTGTTTTGGCGAAAGACTCTACAACTCCTTGGGTAAACAAATTAAATTCACAAGCAAGACAATCAAGTGCAGATAGAGCATGGCAAGCCATTTCTCGATTCTACGCTAACTGTCGAGATTCATCAATCAGAAAGAAAGGATTTCCTAAGTTTAAAAAGTACAGTAGGTCAGTAGAATATAAAACGACTGGATACTCGCTTTCAGATGACAGGAAACAAATCACTTTCACCGATGGATTTAAAGCGGGAACTTTTGACCTGTGGTGCAGCCAGAAAAACTTAGTCTATTACTCATCTCAGCAGATTAGGCGAGTTAGAGTAGTAAAAAGAGCCGATGGATATTATTGCCAGTTTCTGATTAACTATGACCGAGAAGAAAAGCATGAATTCACTGGCTCTGTAGTAGGAATAGACTTAGGGTTAAAAGAGTTTTATACCGACTCTAATGGCAACACAGTAGAAAATTCTCGCTTCCTAAGAAAGTCGGAGAGACGCTTAAAAAAAGCTCAAAGAAGGCTATCTAAGCGTCATCGAAAAGGCTTCCGTGAGCGTCAGCCGAACGGACAGAAACAGTCCAATAACTATCACAAGCAACGGCAAAAAGTAGCTAAATTACACTTAAAAGTTTCTCGACAACGTAAAGACAGAGCTATCAAGGATGCTCTGGCGTTAGTCCAATCTAATGATTTGGTAGTTTACGAGGCTTTGAAAGTATCTAATTTGGTGAAAAATCACAAGTTAGCAAAAAGTATTAGCGATGCTTCTTGGTATCAATTCACGCAATGGGTGAATTATTTTGCCAAGATTCACAAGATAACTTGCATTGCTGTACCACCACAATTCACGACTATTGATTGTTCGGTTTGTGGGGCAAAAGTTTATAAAACATTGAGTACGAGAACTCATCAATGCCCTGATTGCCAAACAGTTTTAGATCGAGACTGGAATGCGGCAATTAATATTCTTAAAAAAGGGTTGAAATATTTGGGAGCCGATCTCAACGGTACTGTTGGGCAAACAGAAACCGACCCAAACGACTGGGGAGAGTCCGGCCTCTGGGTCTTTAACAGAGATGTTGAAGATTTAAGTCGTCTCGTTGAGCCAGTAATCTCAAGAAGTGATTCTGGGAGAATCCCCCGTCGAGCGCGAAGCTTGACGGCGGGAGTATGTCAATTCTTTATCCTATACTTCCATTGCAGCTTCGACAACATTAGTCACAACAACCCCGATTTGGGTGGCAATTTTATCAAAATTTTGGTTAAATGA
- a CDS encoding pentapeptide repeat-containing protein translates to MKYKQLAILALFAPVVFVAPTVAQFNTTDPAVFLKGQARSCQGCNLQGADLSNQSRVNAQLRQADLSNANLSGGNFRGAYFTCANLSNTNLKDAQFPYANFVDANLSGADLSGADLSKTDLSGVIFDAKTNITGANLDGAKLWDAKTLYQPGMDLSTIPRNENIESQRVKCNNR, encoded by the coding sequence ATGAAATATAAACAATTAGCAATTTTAGCTTTATTTGCGCCTGTTGTTTTTGTAGCACCAACAGTTGCTCAATTTAATACAACTGATCCGGCGGTTTTTTTAAAGGGTCAAGCTCGTTCTTGTCAAGGATGTAATTTACAAGGAGCAGATTTAAGTAATCAAAGCCGAGTTAATGCTCAGTTACGACAAGCCGATCTGAGTAATGCTAACCTCAGTGGCGGGAACTTCCGAGGTGCTTATTTTACCTGTGCTAACCTTTCTAATACTAACTTGAAAGATGCTCAATTCCCCTATGCTAATTTTGTCGATGCTAACTTAAGTGGGGCTGATTTGAGTGGGGCTGATTTAAGTAAAACAGACTTAAGCGGGGTAATTTTTGATGCTAAAACCAATATAACCGGGGCTAACTTAGATGGAGCTAAACTCTGGGATGCAAAAACACTTTATCAACCGGGAATGGATTTAAGCACAATTCCTCGGAATGAAAATATAGAAAGCCAAAGAGTCAAATGTAATAACAGATAA
- a CDS encoding trypsin-like peptidase domain-containing protein: MGIPVLFLPQSVPAVIPISQEIALSPAEVNTIAGEITVRIDGPKGGSGFIVEKQGNTYYVLTNWHVVNRVGDYEIVTADGKRYSVYYSLIQQLPNLDLALVPFSSSQRYRVAIPADANQVVPGSSVYVAGWPRSGSSLGQRLFLSTNGTLSERQQPRLGYSLVYTNLVRSGMSGGPILDAEGKVIGVNGIVQLGTNPDKIVSAGIPINYFSDWRKTARLSSIPTPPNNSAPITTNPDLNSSPSPSNSSNTIAAVNNSFTLATTLTEESGEILALALSYPYIIVGNSNGSLSIWNITTSGLTRTLPAHQGSIPSITLSQDRKYLVTGGEDGLIXESRNGLPCSICT; this comes from the coding sequence ATGGGTATTCCGGTTCTCTTCCTCCCACAATCTGTTCCGGCGGTGATTCCTATTTCCCAAGAAATTGCTCTATCTCCCGCAGAAGTAAATACAATTGCTGGGGAAATTACTGTTAGAATTGATGGGCCGAAAGGCGGTTCGGGATTTATTGTCGAAAAACAAGGAAATACCTATTATGTGTTAACCAATTGGCACGTTGTTAATCGGGTCGGAGACTATGAAATTGTCACCGCCGATGGTAAACGCTACTCTGTTTATTATAGTTTAATTCAACAACTTCCTAACCTCGATTTAGCCCTGGTTCCCTTTAGTAGTTCCCAACGATATCGAGTAGCAATTCCGGCTGATGCCAATCAAGTTGTTCCAGGTAGTTCTGTGTATGTTGCTGGATGGCCCCGTTCGGGGAGTTCTCTAGGACAGCGACTTTTTTTAAGTACCAATGGCACTCTCAGCGAACGTCAACAACCCCGTTTAGGATATAGTTTAGTTTACACGAATTTAGTCAGAAGTGGGATGAGTGGCGGCCCGATTTTAGATGCAGAAGGAAAGGTAATTGGAGTTAATGGAATTGTTCAGTTAGGTACGAATCCTGACAAAATTGTTTCCGCCGGAATTCCGATTAATTATTTTTCAGATTGGCGAAAAACGGCGAGATTATCTTCAATTCCAACTCCCCCAAATAATTCTGCACCTATTACAACTAATCCCGATCTCAATTCTTCTCCTTCACCCTCAAACTCTTCTAATACAATAGCTGCGGTGAATAATTCTTTTACTTTAGCCACCACTTTAACGGAAGAGTCAGGAGAAATTTTAGCCTTAGCTTTATCCTATCCTTATATTATTGTTGGGAATAGTAACGGAAGCCTTTCGATTTGGAATATTACCACCAGTGGACTGACTCGAACTTTACCCGCTCATCAAGGTTCTATTCCTAGTATTACCCTGAGTCAAGATCGTAAATATTTAGTCACTGGAGGTGAAGATGGATTGATTNTAGAATCGAGAAATGGCTTGCCATGCTCTATCTGCACTTGA
- a CDS encoding sensor histidine kinase encodes MVDIDEQDNRLSLRSLDEQPIHILSQIQPHGVLFVLEEPSLRILQVSSNIESILGIAPEIMLHNTLEDLLDPVQMERIETGLKQNNLDFINPTKIWMRIQGDDYVIFDGVFHRNSEGYLILELEPATSQENIPFLSFYHLARVSINQLEASSNLRDFCQIIVREVRKVTGFDRVMLYKFDQDGHGEVIAEEKREEMEPYLGLHYPESDIPKPARRMFSSNWIRLIPNAVAQPVKLFPATNPLTHRPTDLTCSILRSASPCHLQYLNNMGVGSSLTISLIKEGKLWGLIACHHLTPKYVSYELRKACEFLGRVIFSELSEREETEDYDYRIQLTNIQSALIDYMAQEENFIDGLIKHQPNLLDLTNAQGAAIYFGGEFTLIGETPSEEDLNFLVQWLRKQSEEEAFYTDSLPIIYSDAERFKAVASGVLAIPISNKNYVIWFRPEVIQTVKWGGNPKQAFETTHSEGQVVLSPRKSFEQWKETVRLKSLPWKQVEIKAALELRKAIINIVLRQAEELAQLAHDLERSNAELKKFAYVASHDLQEPLNQVANYVQLLEMRYQKALDEDAKEFITYAVEGVSLMQTLIDDVLAYSKVDMQGIEFQFTEVETALNRALGNQRKRIAESRTTITHDPMPTVMADSTQLMQLFQNLIANAIKFRSEKPPQIHIGAQRIEDAWLFSVQDNGIGIDSQFAERIFIIFQRLHTRDEYPGTGMGLAICKKIVECHRGKIWVESELDQGSTFYFTIPVGGRERERRNGRKIQNDLFGRG; translated from the coding sequence ATGGTAGATATAGATGAACAGGATAATCGTTTGAGCTTAAGAAGTTTGGATGAACAACCTATCCACATTTTAAGCCAAATTCAACCTCATGGGGTGTTGTTCGTTTTAGAAGAACCCAGCCTGAGAATTTTGCAAGTTAGCAGCAATATTGAATCAATTTTAGGAATTGCTCCTGAAATTATGCTGCATAACACTTTAGAAGATTTACTTGATCCCGTCCAAATGGAACGGATTGAAACGGGTTTAAAACAAAATAACCTCGATTTTATCAACCCGACTAAAATTTGGATGCGAATTCAAGGCGATGATTATGTGATTTTTGATGGGGTATTTCATCGCAACTCAGAAGGTTATTTGATTCTGGAACTAGAACCCGCAACCTCACAAGAAAATATTCCCTTTCTGAGTTTTTATCATTTAGCTAGAGTTTCTATTAATCAACTCGAAGCCTCCTCAAATTTACGAGATTTTTGTCAAATTATTGTGCGGGAAGTCCGAAAAGTCACCGGGTTTGACCGCGTGATGTTATATAAATTTGATCAAGATGGACATGGGGAAGTCATTGCAGAAGAAAAACGGGAAGAAATGGAACCCTATTTAGGGCTACATTATCCTGAGTCCGATATTCCTAAACCCGCGAGACGGATGTTTAGTTCTAATTGGATTCGTTTAATTCCAAATGCAGTTGCACAACCCGTTAAACTGTTTCCAGCAACCAATCCTCTGACCCATCGACCCACCGATTTAACCTGTTCAATTCTTCGCAGTGCGTCCCCTTGTCATCTCCAATATTTAAACAATATGGGAGTCGGTTCTTCCTTAACGATTTCCTTAATTAAAGAAGGAAAACTTTGGGGTTTAATTGCTTGTCATCATCTCACCCCTAAATATGTTTCCTATGAACTGCGGAAAGCTTGCGAATTTTTAGGACGAGTGATTTTTTCTGAACTTTCTGAACGAGAAGAAACCGAAGATTATGACTATCGAATTCAATTAACCAATATTCAATCGGCCTTGATTGATTATATGGCTCAGGAAGAAAACTTTATTGATGGTTTAATTAAACATCAACCCAATCTTTTAGATTTAACTAATGCTCAAGGAGCAGCAATTTACTTTGGGGGAGAATTTACCCTAATTGGAGAAACCCCCTCAGAAGAAGACTTAAATTTCTTAGTTCAATGGTTACGAAAACAGAGTGAAGAAGAAGCCTTTTATACCGATTCTTTGCCTATAATTTATTCGGATGCTGAACGGTTTAAAGCGGTCGCCAGTGGGGTGTTAGCCATTCCCATTTCTAATAAAAATTATGTGATCTGGTTCCGTCCTGAAGTTATCCAAACCGTGAAATGGGGGGGAAATCCTAAACAGGCTTTTGAAACCACCCACTCGGAAGGTCAAGTGGTTTTGTCTCCTCGAAAATCCTTTGAACAGTGGAAAGAAACCGTGCGCTTAAAATCTTTACCTTGGAAACAGGTAGAAATTAAAGCCGCCTTAGAACTGCGAAAAGCCATTATTAATATTGTACTGCGACAAGCGGAGGAATTAGCACAGTTAGCCCATGATTTAGAACGGTCTAACGCTGAGTTGAAAAAATTTGCTTATGTGGCTTCCCATGATTTGCAAGAACCCTTAAATCAAGTGGCAAATTATGTACAATTGTTGGAAATGCGCTATCAAAAAGCCCTAGATGAGGATGCCAAAGAATTCATTACCTATGCCGTTGAAGGGGTGAGTTTAATGCAAACCCTAATTGATGATGTTTTAGCTTATTCTAAAGTGGATATGCAGGGCATTGAGTTTCAATTTACCGAAGTTGAAACGGCCTTAAATCGAGCTTTAGGAAACCAGCGAAAACGCATTGCTGAAAGCCGGACTACTATTACCCATGATCCGATGCCAACGGTAATGGCCGATAGTACCCAATTAATGCAATTATTCCAAAATTTAATTGCAAATGCGATTAAATTTCGCAGTGAAAAACCGCCACAAATTCATATTGGGGCGCAACGCATTGAAGATGCTTGGTTGTTCTCAGTTCAGGATAATGGAATTGGCATTGATTCACAATTTGCTGAACGAATTTTTATTATTTTCCAACGTTTACACACGCGAGATGAGTACCCCGGAACGGGTATGGGATTAGCAATTTGTAAAAAAATTGTTGAATGCCATCGGGGGAAAATTTGGGTCGAATCTGAACTCGATCAAGGATCAACATTCTATTTTACAATTCCTGTAGGAGGACGCGAACGTGAGCGCCGAAATGGACGAAAAATCCAAAACGATCTTTTTGGTCGAGGATAA
- a CDS encoding DMT family transporter, whose protein sequence is MAASTTLVTTTPIWVAILSKFWLNEKLSPLKIIGIGIAFLGGIIIGFSDTEAGGFYSHPLLGDSLALIGAWTVSLYLMFGREAQQRGFPLGGYVIVAYTVAAIILLPLPLIFGVGYTDYPSIVYVYLLLMGIFPQLVGHTSFNWAINQISPTSVTLAILFEPIGASFLGYLFFNEVPPVAVLIGGIIILMGVAIAVINS, encoded by the coding sequence ATTGCAGCTTCGACAACATTAGTCACAACAACCCCGATTTGGGTGGCAATTTTATCAAAATTTTGGTTAAATGAAAAACTCTCTCCCCTGAAAATTATCGGGATTGGAATTGCTTTTTTAGGAGGAATTATTATTGGGTTTAGTGATACTGAAGCGGGAGGTTTTTATTCTCATCCTTTACTGGGGGATAGTTTAGCTTTAATTGGAGCTTGGACGGTCAGTTTGTATTTAATGTTTGGGCGAGAAGCCCAACAACGGGGGTTTCCCCTTGGCGGTTATGTCATCGTTGCTTATACCGTTGCTGCGATAATTTTATTACCCTTACCGTTAATTTTTGGGGTGGGTTATACCGATTATCCTTCTATCGTTTATGTCTATCTTTTATTAATGGGAATTTTCCCTCAATTAGTCGGTCATACCAGTTTTAATTGGGCGATTAATCAAATCTCTCCTACTTCCGTCACCTTGGCAATTTTATTTGAACCGATAGGAGCGAGTTTTTTAGGCTATTTATTCTTTAATGAAGTTCCGCCTGTAGCGGTATTAATTGGGGGGATAATTATTTTAATGGGAGTGGCGATCGCTGTGATTAATTCTTGA
- a CDS encoding ABC transporter permease: protein MTVIKPSQPRTLIQTAWRQFKRDKIALLGTIILLLITLAVIIGPWIYGIRPTEIDFVNSLSPPSWKHLLGTNDLGQDQLARLLIGGRVSLTVGVAAMVVAILLGTLVGAIAGFYGGIIDSLLMRLTDLFISLPQLPVLLLVIYLFREPLKQIAGPETGIFLLIIIVVGGLNWMSVARLVRASFLTTKEQDFITAAKAIGASSKRLIWVHILPNVLSPVIVAATLAVGTAIITESTLSFLGLGFPPDVPTWGRMLYDAQNYLETAPYLALFPGLAIFLTVLSINAVGDGLRDALDPQSH from the coding sequence ATGACTGTAATTAAACCGTCTCAACCTAGAACCCTAATTCAGACTGCTTGGCGACAATTTAAACGAGATAAAATCGCCCTTTTAGGAACAATTATTCTGTTATTAATTACTTTAGCTGTGATTATTGGCCCTTGGATTTATGGGATTCGTCCGACAGAAATTGATTTTGTTAACTCCCTCTCTCCTCCGAGTTGGAAACATCTTTTAGGAACAAATGATTTAGGACAGGATCAATTAGCCCGTTTATTAATCGGAGGACGAGTTTCTTTAACTGTTGGTGTGGCGGCGATGGTCGTAGCAATTTTGTTAGGAACATTAGTTGGGGCGATCGCAGGATTTTATGGAGGAATTATTGATAGTTTACTGATGCGATTAACAGATTTATTTATTTCCTTACCCCAATTACCTGTATTATTATTAGTAATTTATTTATTTCGAGAACCCCTCAAACAAATTGCAGGGCCAGAAACGGGTATTTTCCTATTAATTATTATCGTTGTTGGCGGGTTAAATTGGATGTCAGTGGCGCGATTAGTTCGGGCGAGTTTTCTAACTACAAAAGAACAAGATTTTATTACCGCAGCTAAAGCTATCGGTGCATCCTCTAAGCGATTAATTTGGGTACATATTCTTCCTAATGTTTTAAGTCCGGTGATTGTAGCAGCGACTTTAGCGGTCGGAACTGCAATTATTACAGAATCTACATTAAGCTTTTTAGGATTAGGATTTCCCCCCGATGTTCCCACCTGGGGAAGAATGCTTTATGATGCTCAAAATTATTTAGAAACCGCCCCCTATTTAGCATTATTTCCAGGGTTAGCGATTTTTTTAACGGTTTTGAGTATCAATGCAGTAGGGGATGGTTTAAGGGATGCTTTAGATCCCCAATCTCATTAA
- a CDS encoding response regulator, whose protein sequence is MSAEMDEKSKTIFLVEDNKADIRLIQEALKDSQLPHEVVTVRNGVDAMAFLRQEGEYADAPRPDLILLDLNLPRKDGREVLAEIKADPSLKRIPVVVLTTSHNEEDIHHSYNLHVNCYITKSRNLSQLFTIVRGIEEFWLKTVTLPCD, encoded by the coding sequence GTGAGCGCCGAAATGGACGAAAAATCCAAAACGATCTTTTTGGTCGAGGATAATAAAGCGGATATCCGTTTAATCCAAGAAGCATTAAAAGATAGCCAACTCCCTCATGAAGTTGTAACGGTTAGAAATGGGGTAGATGCGATGGCATTTCTTCGTCAAGAAGGGGAATATGCAGACGCGCCTCGCCCCGATTTAATTCTTTTGGATTTAAACTTACCTCGAAAAGATGGGCGTGAGGTACTCGCTGAAATTAAAGCTGACCCAAGCTTAAAACGAATTCCGGTCGTTGTCCTCACGACTTCCCACAATGAAGAAGATATCCATCATAGCTATAACCTTCATGTCAATTGTTATATTACCAAATCCCGAAATTTGAGCCAACTTTTTACAATTGTTCGAGGAATTGAAGAATTTTGGCTAAAAACTGTCACCTTACCCTGTGATTAA